A portion of the Sphingorhabdus pulchriflava genome contains these proteins:
- a CDS encoding GNAT family N-acetyltransferase produces the protein MTDFFDAETHGFAEVNHTLSLAFQTDPALSYILNDEALRRTRLPRLFDLLVDDDAQSGRVVHSTGYEAAALWRAPGKAESEPGPMLRELWSMMKIFGFALPRAQRVVEGIDCHRPKGDFWYLHFVGVRPEFQGKGWGGRIIREGLARADTEGLPSWLETATPENVPLYQRLGFAITCEWDVPKGGPHFWGMMRQPSSI, from the coding sequence ATGACCGATTTTTTCGACGCTGAAACACACGGCTTTGCCGAGGTTAATCACACATTGTCGCTGGCTTTCCAGACCGACCCTGCATTGTCCTATATCCTAAACGACGAAGCGCTGCGAAGGACACGCCTTCCGAGGCTGTTTGACCTGCTGGTCGACGATGATGCCCAGTCGGGACGAGTAGTGCACTCGACCGGCTATGAAGCCGCTGCACTTTGGCGGGCACCGGGAAAAGCTGAAAGCGAGCCCGGTCCGATGTTGCGCGAATTATGGTCGATGATGAAGATTTTCGGCTTCGCCCTGCCGCGCGCGCAACGGGTGGTAGAGGGTATTGATTGCCACCGGCCCAAAGGCGATTTCTGGTATCTCCACTTCGTCGGCGTACGCCCTGAATTCCAGGGCAAGGGCTGGGGCGGGCGCATCATACGTGAGGGACTAGCTAGAGCCGACACAGAAGGTCTGCCCAGCTGGCTTGAAACGGCAACCCCCGAAAATGTTCCGCTGTATCAGAGGCTCGGCTTTGCCATCACTTGCGAGTGGGATGTGCCCAAAGGCGGTCCCCATTTTTGGGGGATGATGCGGCAGCCGTCTTCAATCTGA
- a CDS encoding threonine ammonia-lyase → MTEQELRDPKRKPSREGVLRAMSKVAEILPPTPLLPLEVDGRTLWCKAEMLQPIGAFKIRGAWHRISDLSDEERQRGVVGVSSGNHAQGVAWAAKRLGIPAIIVMPENAPKAKIQATQALGAEVVLYKRPGQDRDAIAAELVERTGGTLVHAFGDPWVIEGQGTLGLEAEAQLKARGLDGPIHIIACCGGGGLSGGLALACPEATLSIAEPEGWDDVIRSLAAGEIVSVTDQHHPTPCDALQTPRTYPINFDILKLRVASSAVVKPVEIAAAMRLAFEKLHLVVEPGGAAALAAVLAGKVELKATPVITLSGGNVDWDTYHAMVGGTA, encoded by the coding sequence ATGACAGAACAAGAATTGCGCGATCCCAAACGCAAGCCCAGTCGCGAAGGCGTGCTTCGTGCGATGTCCAAAGTCGCCGAGATTTTGCCGCCAACGCCGCTATTGCCGCTGGAGGTTGATGGACGAACGCTGTGGTGCAAGGCCGAAATGCTGCAGCCGATTGGCGCGTTCAAGATACGCGGCGCGTGGCATCGGATTTCGGATCTCAGCGATGAAGAGCGTCAACGCGGCGTTGTGGGTGTTTCCAGCGGCAACCATGCACAAGGCGTCGCCTGGGCAGCAAAACGGCTCGGTATTCCGGCCATTATCGTAATGCCGGAAAATGCCCCCAAAGCGAAGATACAGGCGACACAGGCGCTGGGTGCTGAAGTCGTGCTTTACAAACGACCAGGGCAGGATCGTGATGCAATTGCCGCCGAATTGGTCGAACGGACAGGTGGAACGTTGGTGCATGCCTTTGGCGATCCTTGGGTAATCGAGGGGCAGGGGACGCTTGGGCTGGAGGCAGAGGCGCAATTGAAGGCTCGCGGCCTGGATGGCCCAATTCATATCATAGCCTGTTGCGGCGGAGGCGGGCTATCGGGCGGGCTGGCTTTGGCCTGCCCGGAAGCCACGCTTTCGATTGCAGAACCCGAAGGCTGGGATGATGTCATCCGCTCGCTGGCGGCAGGCGAAATTGTGTCTGTGACGGATCAGCACCATCCAACGCCTTGCGATGCGCTCCAGACGCCACGCACCTATCCGATCAACTTTGATATTCTCAAACTGCGGGTGGCGAGCAGTGCGGTTGTCAAACCCGTTGAGATTGCTGCAGCAATGCGACTGGCTTTTGAAAAATTGCATCTTGTCGTCGAACCGGGCGGCGCTGCAGCATTGGCGGCGGTGCTTGCAGGCAAGGTTGAACTGAAAGCTACACCCGTGATCACGCTGTCGGGCGGCAATGTCGATTGGGACACCTATCATGCCATGGTTGGAGGCACCGCATGA
- a CDS encoding saccharopine dehydrogenase family protein, which produces MSRVLVIGAGGVGSVAVHKMAMNADIFTHISLASRTKSKCDAIAASVKERTGVVVDTYEIDAEEVPALTRLIEKVQPALVVNLALPYQDLAIMDACLAAGVHYMDTANYEPKDEAKFEYHWQWAYQDRFKDAGLMALLGSGFDPGVTSVFTTYLKKHHFERIDTLDILDCNGGDHGQAFATNFNPEINIREVTAVARHWENGDWVETPPMSVKQSFDFEAVGPKNMYLMYHEEIESLKTHLPEIKRIRFWMTFGDEYIKHLTVLQNVGMTRIDPVKYQGVEIIPLQFLKAVLPEPASLGPTTKGKTNIGCIATGIGKDGKEKTLYIYNICDHEDAYAETGNQAVSYTTGVPAMIGAALIVKGLWRGHGVYNMEQFNPDPFMEMLNQHGLPWQVKELDGPLDF; this is translated from the coding sequence ATGAGCAGGGTTTTGGTAATCGGTGCCGGTGGTGTCGGCTCGGTCGCGGTGCACAAGATGGCGATGAATGCCGATATTTTCACACATATCAGCCTCGCAAGCCGCACAAAAAGCAAGTGCGACGCGATTGCCGCGTCGGTCAAGGAACGCACCGGCGTCGTAGTGGACACCTATGAAATCGATGCCGAAGAGGTCCCGGCCCTCACCCGTCTGATCGAAAAGGTACAGCCTGCGCTCGTCGTCAATCTGGCGCTACCCTATCAGGATCTCGCCATCATGGATGCCTGCCTTGCTGCTGGCGTGCATTATATGGATACGGCGAATTATGAGCCCAAGGACGAGGCCAAGTTCGAATATCACTGGCAATGGGCCTATCAGGACCGCTTCAAGGATGCAGGGCTGATGGCGCTGCTCGGGTCCGGTTTTGACCCCGGCGTGACCAGCGTATTCACCACCTACCTCAAAAAGCATCATTTCGAACGGATCGACACGCTCGACATCCTTGACTGCAATGGTGGCGACCACGGCCAGGCATTCGCGACTAACTTCAACCCCGAAATCAACATCCGTGAAGTCACTGCGGTTGCGCGCCATTGGGAAAATGGGGACTGGGTGGAAACCCCGCCCATGTCGGTAAAGCAGAGTTTCGACTTTGAGGCTGTTGGCCCCAAGAATATGTACCTCATGTATCATGAGGAAATCGAGAGCCTCAAAACCCACCTGCCCGAAATCAAGCGCATCCGGTTCTGGATGACCTTCGGCGATGAATATATCAAGCACCTGACTGTGCTGCAGAATGTCGGTATGACTCGCATTGATCCGGTCAAATATCAGGGCGTCGAAATCATTCCGTTGCAGTTCCTGAAGGCCGTTTTGCCCGAACCCGCGTCGCTTGGCCCCACGACCAAGGGCAAGACCAATATCGGCTGCATTGCGACCGGTATCGGCAAGGACGGCAAGGAAAAGACCCTCTACATCTACAACATCTGCGACCATGAAGACGCCTATGCCGAAACCGGCAATCAGGCAGTCAGCTACACCACCGGTGTGCCTGCAATGATCGGCGCTGCTTTGATCGTAAAGGGTCTGTGGCGCGGACATGGGGTGTATAATATGGAACAATTCAACCCGGATCCTTTCATGGAAATGCTAAACCAGCACGGCCTGCCCTGGCAGGTGAAGGAACTGGATGGGCCGCTGGATTTCTGA
- a CDS encoding carboxynorspermidine decarboxylase, protein METRAGDPGAFARFDLNRVPTPAFVVDEVAVRRNLAILADVKARSGAKVLSALKAFSMWSLADVVGEYLDGVCTSGLWEARLARDHYKGEIATYCAGYKAADMAEIVAISDHVIFNSPMQHARFASYLDASTDVGLRINPEHAEGEVAKYDPCSPHSRLGFPVSQLKVEHLEGVSGLHFHTLCEQDFEPLKRTWESLKPKIAPYFGQLKWLNFGGGHHITRADYQRDDLVEFIKSVRAETGCDVYLEPGEAIALDAGILVGELLDVFDNGMPIGITDISATCHMPDVIEAPYRPAMLGERTEGPAIRLGGPSCLAGDIIGDYRLPVPAEPSHRFAFLDQAHYSMVKTTTFNGVPLPSIWLWNSESDELRCVREFGWEEFRDRLS, encoded by the coding sequence ATGGAAACCAGAGCCGGCGATCCCGGGGCCTTTGCCCGATTTGACCTGAACCGCGTTCCTACACCTGCCTTTGTCGTGGATGAAGTTGCGGTGCGGCGGAACCTAGCGATCCTCGCTGATGTGAAGGCGCGGTCAGGTGCTAAAGTGCTGTCGGCGCTTAAAGCCTTTTCGATGTGGTCGCTGGCCGATGTCGTGGGCGAATATCTAGATGGCGTGTGCACCAGCGGGCTGTGGGAGGCGCGGCTTGCGCGTGACCACTATAAGGGTGAGATCGCAACTTATTGCGCAGGCTATAAGGCGGCTGATATGGCGGAGATTGTGGCGATATCCGACCATGTCATCTTCAACTCGCCGATGCAGCATGCGCGATTTGCCAGCTATTTGGATGCCAGCACGGACGTAGGCCTGCGCATCAACCCCGAACATGCCGAGGGCGAGGTGGCAAAATATGACCCCTGCTCGCCACATTCGCGCTTGGGCTTTCCGGTCAGCCAGTTAAAAGTAGAGCATCTGGAAGGCGTATCTGGTTTGCATTTCCACACGCTGTGCGAGCAGGATTTTGAACCGCTGAAAAGGACATGGGAGAGCCTGAAACCCAAGATCGCGCCCTATTTCGGCCAGCTCAAATGGCTCAATTTCGGTGGCGGCCACCATATCACCCGCGCCGATTACCAGCGCGACGATTTGGTCGAATTCATCAAGTCCGTTCGGGCCGAAACCGGGTGTGACGTCTATCTAGAGCCCGGCGAAGCGATCGCACTTGATGCTGGAATATTGGTTGGCGAACTGCTCGATGTTTTCGACAATGGCATGCCTATCGGCATCACCGACATCAGCGCCACCTGCCACATGCCCGACGTGATCGAAGCCCCCTACCGCCCGGCTATGCTCGGTGAACGCACCGAAGGCCCAGCAATACGCCTCGGCGGCCCCAGTTGTCTTGCAGGAGACATTATCGGCGACTATCGCCTGCCCGTCCCAGCCGAACCCAGCCACCGCTTCGCCTTCCTTGATCAGGCGCATTATTCTATGGTCAAAACCACCACCTTCAACGGCGTCCCCCTGCCCTCCATTTGGCTTTGGAACAGCGAGAGTGACGAATTGCGCTGTGTGCGTGAATTCGGTTGGGAAGAGTTCCGGGATCGTCTCAGTTAA